The DNA window TATGAATAACTGGTATGCTGAACAGGCAGAGAATGTCGAGAGATGGTTAGACGGAAAGGATGTTCTTTATCAGTTGGTCTGAGGCAGTACTTATCATCACTACAGCTTGTATGTAACTTGTATAACTGAACGTGGCAAAGACAACTCGATGTAAGTGACACATTGCGTGcagtaatattaaagagaatCTAAACAACTCTCAAATCATATCTAAGATAagtcatcaacgccatcgtATGAAAGAAACCTGCTCTAATAATATCAATAAATACATTCTAAATCATCTTCATTCTGATCTGTAATCATCGCATCAACGCCGACAAGAACACTGAGTGAGGAATCAATATCACTCCTCTGCTTGCTTATTCGCCTCAGGCTCTTGCCCGACGATTGACTCGAGTTTCTCTCGGAACGAATCGTCGTAATAGCTCATAACGGAGGACGTCCGCGCCGTGTCCATTGACGTGCGAGGCGACGGGGCGTAAGCGCTGCCATCCGCTGAGAAGATGGACTCGCGCACCGACGCGGAGTACTGGCTGCTTGTGTTGCGCGCTGGGAGTTGGAGGCGCTTGGAGGAGGCGGATGTGACGGAgaggttcttcttctcgaacaTGGCGAGCTTGTCGGAAACGGAGCCAGCTCGTTTCTGAAGCACGGTCAGGTCGTTGTTTGGTTTGGTGGTGTCTTTCTCTTCTAGCTTGCGCATCCAGGCGAGGCGGTCGCTAAGTGCGCCTGGTCGCTTTGAGTTGACTCTTGCGAGGGGGGTTTCTGATGAGGGTGACTCGGTGGCTTTGGGGGGAGGTCCGAGGCTGGTGGGTCTCTTTAAGGCCAATTGAGGGTTTCGTGGGATTTGAATTGGCTTGGGTTGTGTAGCAGTAGACGATGAGTCAATTGGGCTGGTGCTGAGTGGCCTTGGTGGTGGGGGCATGGCTAACCGTGCCTCACGCTCTGCAGTCCATCTTGGCGATTCTCTTACAGATGGAGTAGATGGAGTGGTGATGAGACTTTCATTCGGCACCAGGCGAATAGTGGCGGTGCGTAGTGCATTTGAATCGTGATCTTCGTTAGGAGCCTGGAACATGGTCTCCAGGTCTAGAGGTAATGACTTGCGATGgttcttgaggttcttgacCGGCTGGTGAATTAAATGTCTGGCCTCGACCGGTCGCCCGCGGTCCAGAATACTAGGCGTCGTCGACGCATCTGGACTGTTGAGGGCTTCCAGCGCCGATGCCCGAGCGTGGCGCTGGTCTGCATCGCTGCTGTCGATAAACGTCAATGGCCGAGGGCCTTCATTGCGATTAACTGGCTTCCGCGAAAAGTGATGACTAAGTCTCGGTGACGAGGCGTCGacaggctgctgctgctgcttgtcGGCGTCCTTGGGCTGGAGGAGCCAACTACTCGGGAGACGCAGGCTCTCGAGGCCGTTTAACTGGACATCAAGTCGAAAGTCGGACGCGTTGGAGTGCGCAGCATGATCGGACCTGACGTCGGGCTTGGATTTGGCTTTATTGAGGCGTCGCAGCGGGATCAGGCTGGAGAGCTTATGGGCCAGCGGTCGCCACAGAGGTTTATCGTTGCTGTTGCTCGTCTTGTTGCCTGCCATTGTCTTACgactctcttttctttggaGATCAAAAGGGTTGCATCAAAGATACCGATTGCATCCCACACTACTTTTCTGGCTGCTTGTAAAAAGCAGTCATAAGTTTTGGCTGCTCTGTGTTTGTTTACAGGTCCATGTTTGGTTTGGGGGCAAAAGGGGCGAGGCATGCGTTGCATTGCTCGCTTGACGTTACCCCCTTCATTGTTTCAAATGAGCCGGTGCCTAGTTCGGGCTTAGCCGATATTACTGCATGATTTCATTATGGGCTTGACTTGTTTAGGACAGTTTTCTCCAGTAAAAGAGGTGGGGTAGACATGGCCGAGGTTGCATCAACAATTGTCAATTGAGAACAGCTCAAGAGATGTTCAAAGTAAACGATAGACCATGAGATTCATAGAGAGGCAATACTGAGTACAGACCAATGGATTGATGTGTGTACATGAATTGAAAGGTTGAGGTGAGAAGGCGTTGTTGTCGTCCGTGCTTCGTAAACATCTCGTTAAAACGTAAATGTCATCAAGCTTAATGCAATCCAATTCACATGACGAAATTCCTTATGGGGCTCGCACCAATTATTGCTTCTAGAACAAATTACAGCCAGTGACCCCGATTACAGTATCGAAATGCAATTTAATCCCTTGATCTCTCATGTGATTCAACGACGTCTCGAAGCCTCAGAGTCAGGCTCTCTAaactcatctcatcagcgGAATGCGCATTAACGCTAATGAATCAGCCTGGCAACGTCGCTTGATTAATTTCATGACTTCGCTACCAACAACATTGAGAAAAGTCACACAAATGACGTTTTGTGAGATTCTCTCATTACTCTTCATGTCTCACTACAGTCCAGTGAATGCCACCTGAGAGTCGTGCAAATCTGGTTTCAAATGCCAGACCTACGTGAAACGATGGGTCCTCGGCATATAGTTGAGTATATTCTGAAACACCTTATGCAAATTTAAGTAATTCGCACGTCTCAAGAACATAGTGGTATATTGCTTGCATATCATAGCTTCATTCACATAATGGTTCAATTGAGAGCTTTGCCTTGAACCTTCTTATCACTGCCCTGACCGGCTTGGGTGTTAATAAgcatgtttgatgatgatggtggacTTTTAGTGTTCGGGCAATTTCCATAATTTCACTCAAACAAATGAATTCCTAAAGTGAATACTTGAATCAATTACCACTTGAGGGACAATGCATAACCGCTGGGCTATGCCGTATATTATTCTGGCTTGCGGCCATATACATACCGTACCACAAAATAACCATGAATCTTGCGGTTACGCAGAGCCTTTCTACTCTGCATCAGGAACACTTGGTACTCGTCCTTTGGCCATTGCAGCACATTGTTCCACAACAGTAAAGTATATCCTTAGACAATCTGTGAGCATAGAGCAGAAACAAAGCATAAACTCATCATACCTTCCATGTCATTCTCCAATGTCAGCTTGACAAATCGACCGACCTCAGCAAGTCTCGGGTCCTTGGGCCAATCCCCAATTGGAATCTGTAATCGCGCATGGAATCAGCCTTGTAAGAGCACACTGGACAATTGGGCGCTCACCTTGTAGTCCACCGTTTTGATGTCCACAAACCCCGCCTCTTCCATCCCCTTCGGCTGCAAGTCATGCACAAAGAATGTTCTTCCAATCGCTTTGCCACCTTCTTCATAAAGCTTGTTGCACAATTTATAGACCTCTTGTTCCTCAGCTGTGCCATCGTCGCTACGGAAATGAATGTCGGCTTCAACAGACTCAACCCAGCCTCCCGGTGTACAAACACGGTAGGCCTGTTGGTATAAAGCAGTCCAATCCTGGATGGCCCCAAAGAGATAACGCATGTGGACGAAATCAAAGGTGTTGTCTTTCCAGGTCCATGTTTCGGTGGCATCATCGATCTCGAAACGCACATTTGGGGGGACCCATTTTGGCTGTGTTGGTGAGAGATCAGTTGCTGTTACTTCTGCTTGCGGGAACTGATCTGCGAAGTCTCTGCAAGTGTGTCAGCGTCGCTTCATGTAATAGAGCATGTAGTCTTCTTACATTGCCCAGATCCCTAGTCGGTTCATTAGCTATGATCATGAATCAACTCTACACCGACTTACCACTTCCCGTGCCTACGTCAAGCGCTTTCTTGTCATATATCAACATCTATGATCATTTATACCCACAACGATTCTCCACATACCTGGACGTTATCTCCGATGGGAGCTAGGTATAATTGGCCGTCAAGCAGGACCGTTAAGTAATGATGGCTTGGCATTTAATGAGCAGGCGGCATAAAGGGTGAGGATGACATCTCACCTAATGTCAACAGACTCGAGTTGTTGTTCATCATTCGGAAAGGAATACTCAGTCACGAACTTGTCGCTATGGAACGTGCGACCTTGAATACTTCTGTAGTGGAGGATACTGGAAGAAACAGAGGCAGTTGAGCTGTCACTAAAGATTGCTGTCAGTATGGGCTGATCATGCCGGTAGTAGTAAATCTTACGCGTCTGTTTCAAGCGTCGAGTCGGCGTCGTCTCGAACATCCTTTCCACTTAAGTTAGCATAGCTAGTAGCACACAACATCTCACAAAACCTCACATCCTCGTTGTCAGCGGCGGGAATGAGTTCGGCCTGTGGAGACGGCGCTGACCTAGGCCCAGAGGCCGGGGATGACGGCCCAGTCGGTGATTTAGTCTTTGGCGACGACATGAAGAACTATCGCGATGCGACGCTGAATCGAAACGATTGCGAGAGATATTTTTGACAGTTGAAATTGAGTGGACgtgagagggagaggagaacCCTGGCATGCCAATGACCAGCTGTGCTGACGTTGCATCATGGTGGGCTGAGTAACAGCCATTTTTATCAGATCATATCATGATTGAAATACTGATATTGGCATCCGACAGTGAAAGTCCATAAGGAAAGTATTAGGAATAGGCTTCACTACCATGCACAAATTGAGTCGTGCAGATACAACTGCATCTTTTGCGATGAGAGTGATAGTAAATCCTCGATTGAgctctatatattatctaaaatGTCCAGGAGAGCGCCAAATTGAACATGCAACCCTTGAGACAATAAAGCATAATATCTAAACATTGATTGGAGATTCTCTCTTTGTACCGATTTACATCGCCCCAAGGTATCTAGTCCGTCTTTATCTCCCCGGACTGAAATAAGCTCTTGACCCTTCTATAGAATAGTATAATACAGCCTACAAGTCTGCCAAAAACCAGCGGCAGTCCATACCGAAACCATGTTAAAGGTAGCCAAGGACTCACTAAAGGAATGAACGGCCTGTTTGCCAGTTCGAGCGTCTCGGGCGTGTCGTCGGCTCTTGTACCAGTGAAAGACTCAAAAGCCTGAAGCACGATCTGCACAACTTGCTTTGGCTGACTCAGAAATGGTGAATGGCTTGTCTTCAGCTCGGTATAAACCACGCGACCACCCAGCACCCTCACCATCCCGATCTGAGCTCTCTGAACAAGGATAGGCAGCCCCTGATCTTGAACAGTTCCAATGAACCATACAGGCACATCTAGCCACCCAGAGTACGAGTACTCCCTGCCTTCAAATAGTGCTTTGAGGCTTTGCGTGGTCAGCATAGAAGTCGCGTGGTCTGCCTCGGCAGGTGGTAGATCGTGGTAGAAGAATTTCTGAGGACGGACTGTGAGATCTGCATATCCAGTCTTTTTGTTGACGCGAAAGAATGGTGGAGTTATGTTAAGAAAGTGGCCCATGAATGTGAGTCCAGTGAAGCAAAATCCGGTTGCAATGGGGATAATGCCGACAACGTGTCCGGTCTCTGCATTCCGTTCGCGAGAGGTCGATGGTGATACTGAACTTTGGCCTGATGTGGATAACTCGGGTGACCTGGAGAAACCTTTGACAGCACTGTTCCCAACCGTTCCTCCATAGGAATGCGTAATGACAATCACGTCACGGCCCTTTTCTGTTTCCTGTCTGATAGCCCCACGGACGGCGTCAACGTCGTCCTTAAATGACGCCATTGGGTCGTCCATTGTTGTTGGAAGCGTGACGGGAATGCATGTCAAATGATGTTGGTTTTGTAGTTGTTCCATTACTTTGCTGTAACATGATGGCTTATGCCATGCGCCGGGAACAAAGACTAAACTTGTTTTACTGGACATATTGCCCAAGTCGCGATGGGATGAGATAATGATGAGGAGTTGAATTATCGAGGGAAAAGCAAAAGGAGGATTGTTAAAGAGCGCTGAAGCGGGATATAAGTAGCGAAAAGCGAAGCATGGAGATGGAAAAATATGGGCTTGATTAGAAGCTAACGATCACTTGCCTGATTTGGACTGATTGACGAGCGGGCTCAGAGACAGCGGACTTTATCAACCAATTAAGTAAACGGGACTAAACTTATAACTAGTggatatctatattaattatggAGTATCTTTGGTTGGAGTTGTTTTTTCCTTGAATATGGTAGTTAAGAGGTTGATAATATGAAAGCACGATGACGAGCACTTGAGTCAGGTTGGAACACCTCGTTCATTGGTGAATATTAGACGAGAGTAATAGTATATGTTTGACCTGACGTTATCTTAACCTCAGTTATTCCCTttctattaatcttaaagcttaaactACCTGCACCCTTACCTTTAGAGAATTACCGAGTCTAGATTTGAACTTTGCCCCTATAAGAAGCCCATCTTTCTAGACGATGGATCCTTGGAAACCCCTACGGACCAGAAGTCgttttatatctttagctatataacTGCTTGCATTTATGGTTCTAAACCGACAAGCCTTTCAACAAGCCAGCtgttatctatatagagtCTACTGGCTGGCCAGGTAGAGCTTGGACGACCTATAAGCTGAAGGATCGTGTCCACCAGGTTGATTGCAAATGACTGACCTGTCCCGA is part of the Fusarium fujikuroi IMI 58289 draft genome, chromosome FFUJ_chr07 genome and encodes:
- a CDS encoding related to methyltransferase, encoding MSSPKTKSPTGPSSPASGPRSAPSPQAELIPAADNEDVRFCEMLCATSYANLSGKDVRDDADSTLETDADSSTASVSSSILHYRSIQGRTFHSDKFVTEYSFPNDEQQLESVDISHHYLTVLLDGQLYLAPIGDNVQMLIYDKKALDVGTGSGIWAIDFADQFPQAEVTATDLSPTQPKWVPPNVRFEIDDATETWTWKDNTFDFVHMRYLFGAIQDWTALYQQAYRVCTPGGWVESVEADIHFRSDDGTAEEQEVYKLCNKLYEEGGKAIGRTFFVHDLQPKGMEEAGFVDIKTVDYKIPIGDWPKDPRLAEVGRFVKLTLENDMEDCLRIYFTVVEQCAAMAKGRVPSVPDAE